In Nocardia sputorum, a single genomic region encodes these proteins:
- a CDS encoding quinone oxidoreductase family protein, whose protein sequence is MQAIVMTATGSPDVLVTTEVPAPRAAADEVVIRAEAIPVLFPETKLRSGEFPIDAPLPLVFGFQAAGVVTEVGAQVDPALIGQRVVVATRGFGAYAEFVAGPADSVARIPDGLSTVDAAAVLMNGSVAIPLLETAALTGAETVLIEAAATGIGSALTQLAKEFGAARVIGTAGGPEKAARARELGADDVIDHNDPAWITRLRETLGGATVDVVFDSIGGGSATDLLDLMTPLRGRMLGYGWLSGAPAQVSAADLIMRGLTFTGCAGPDWLDRVARARDTVLARAARGGLDPLVEAVLPLDQASHAHRLLEDRAPLGKIVLRPGIAMS, encoded by the coding sequence ATGCAGGCAATCGTAATGACGGCGACGGGAAGCCCGGACGTGCTGGTGACCACGGAGGTCCCGGCGCCGCGGGCGGCCGCCGACGAGGTGGTCATCCGCGCCGAGGCGATCCCGGTGCTGTTCCCGGAGACCAAACTGCGCTCCGGCGAGTTCCCCATCGACGCGCCGCTACCGCTGGTCTTCGGTTTCCAGGCGGCGGGAGTCGTCACGGAGGTCGGCGCGCAAGTCGATCCGGCGCTCATCGGGCAACGAGTCGTGGTGGCGACCAGAGGTTTCGGCGCCTACGCCGAATTCGTCGCCGGTCCCGCGGATTCGGTTGCGCGCATTCCGGACGGCCTGTCCACCGTGGACGCCGCGGCAGTGCTGATGAACGGATCGGTGGCGATTCCACTGCTGGAGACCGCCGCGCTGACCGGTGCCGAAACCGTCCTGATCGAGGCCGCCGCCACCGGTATCGGCAGCGCCCTGACGCAGCTGGCCAAGGAGTTCGGAGCGGCTCGCGTCATCGGCACCGCCGGCGGCCCGGAAAAGGCGGCCAGGGCGCGTGAGCTGGGAGCCGACGACGTGATCGACCACAACGATCCGGCGTGGATCACCCGGCTGCGCGAAACACTCGGTGGCGCGACGGTGGACGTGGTGTTCGATTCGATCGGCGGTGGAAGCGCCACAGACCTGCTGGACCTGATGACACCCCTGCGCGGCCGCATGCTGGGCTACGGCTGGTTGTCCGGCGCGCCCGCCCAGGTGTCGGCGGCCGACCTGATCATGCGCGGCCTGACCTTCACCGGCTGCGCGGGACCGGACTGGCTGGATCGAGTCGCCCGGGCGCGCGACACCGTGCTGGCCCGCGCGGCGAGGGGCGGACTCGATCCGCTGGTCGAGGCGGTGCTGCCGCTGGACCAGGCGAGCCACGCGCATCGGCTGCTGGAGGATCGAGCGCCGCTGGGCAAGATCGTGCTGCGTCCGGGAATCGCCATGTCCTGA
- a CDS encoding TetR/AcrR family transcriptional regulator codes for MGDERPRERADAARNRRAILDATFALLAEHGAEAITMDRVAAAAGVGKGTIFHRFGNRAGLLHEMVAQSAVALMDAISSGPPPLGPGAPADARLIAYFDAMARLVIDNSELMVAYRTEPPHPRTAEFHAFWDNHITTLLREARPDLDAEVVGRLLLGALSAELVPAMVRAGETERLLAAVRELVESVLRSP; via the coding sequence ATGGGCGACGAACGGCCCAGGGAACGGGCGGACGCGGCGCGCAACCGGCGGGCGATCCTGGACGCCACGTTCGCGCTGCTGGCCGAGCACGGCGCCGAGGCCATCACCATGGATCGCGTCGCGGCCGCCGCCGGAGTGGGTAAAGGCACGATCTTCCATCGTTTCGGCAACCGCGCCGGGCTCTTGCACGAGATGGTGGCGCAGAGCGCGGTCGCGCTGATGGACGCGATCAGCAGTGGACCGCCACCCCTTGGCCCCGGCGCGCCCGCCGACGCCCGCCTGATCGCCTACTTCGACGCCATGGCGCGGCTGGTGATCGACAATTCCGAGCTGATGGTCGCCTATCGCACCGAGCCGCCGCATCCGAGGACGGCCGAGTTCCACGCGTTCTGGGACAACCACATCACCACGTTGCTGCGCGAAGCCCGTCCTGACCTGGATGCCGAAGTGGTCGGGCGGCTGCTGCTGGGCGCACTGAGCGCCGAACTCGTGCCGGCCATGGTCCGGGCGGGCGAGACCGAGCGCTTGCTGGCGGCGGTGCGGGAGCTGGTCGAATCGGTGCTGCGCAGCCCGTGA
- a CDS encoding HD domain-containing protein, whose amino-acid sequence MSNPGAGVLAVMPLHTISEVYGEAGLRERLLLEIAELPDTPRLAAALDLAADLHKDDRYGREPYLSHLLRVTIRIISHYEVRDPDVVAAGLLHDSVEDHAAELAADRSGPAVDAALGALTDRFGARVADLVAAVTNPEPDPARDRQAQYREHVAMNLDRDPWARVIKLSDFTDNGVGILYATGPAMAKLAAKYRPLTDVYRDLVTRPDTPLADHVRQHILDQLDRADERFEAILSRD is encoded by the coding sequence ATGAGCAATCCAGGGGCGGGGGTCTTGGCCGTGATGCCGCTGCACACGATCAGCGAGGTCTACGGCGAGGCCGGGCTGCGGGAACGACTACTGCTGGAAATCGCCGAGCTGCCGGATACGCCGCGCTTGGCCGCGGCGCTCGATCTCGCGGCCGACCTGCATAAGGACGATCGGTACGGCCGCGAGCCCTACCTCAGTCATCTACTGCGCGTGACGATTCGGATCATCAGCCACTACGAGGTCCGGGACCCCGACGTGGTCGCGGCGGGGCTGCTGCACGACTCGGTCGAGGACCACGCCGCCGAGCTGGCGGCCGATCGATCGGGGCCTGCCGTCGACGCCGCGCTGGGCGCGCTCACCGATCGTTTCGGGGCGCGAGTGGCCGATCTCGTGGCGGCGGTGACCAATCCTGAACCGGATCCGGCGCGTGACCGGCAGGCACAGTACCGCGAGCATGTCGCGATGAATCTGGACCGGGACCCGTGGGCCCGCGTCATCAAGCTGTCCGACTTCACCGACAACGGCGTCGGCATCCTCTACGCCACCGGTCCCGCGATGGCGAAGCTGGCCGCCAAGTACCGTCCGCTCACCGACGTATACCGCGACCTGGTCACCCGGCCGGACACACCGCTCGCCGACCACGTCCGGCAGCATATCCTCGATCAGCTCGACCGGGCCGACGAGCGCTTCGAGGCCATTCTGTCGCGAGACTGA
- a CDS encoding SgcJ/EcaC family oxidoreductase, which produces MSTTASTPPLVEDTTVDHSDDIAAIRQIVANAETGFNTNDADLLSADFTANAAVVNAMGTLITGFDALLDSNRRGLAGFLRDQCARYEIADITFLRPDVAIAHKRAWATTPDGELIEHDHAMIALYVFVKEGERWHIAARQNTLVPKAE; this is translated from the coding sequence ATGAGCACGACAGCATCCACACCACCCCTGGTCGAGGACACGACGGTCGACCACTCCGACGACATCGCGGCGATCCGGCAGATCGTCGCCAACGCGGAGACCGGCTTCAACACCAACGACGCCGACCTGCTGTCGGCGGATTTCACCGCCAACGCGGCCGTCGTCAACGCGATGGGCACGCTGATCACCGGATTCGACGCGCTGCTCGACTCCAACCGCAGAGGTCTGGCCGGGTTCCTGCGAGACCAGTGCGCCCGTTACGAGATCGCCGACATCACGTTCCTGCGCCCGGACGTCGCGATCGCGCACAAGCGCGCGTGGGCGACCACACCGGACGGCGAGCTCATCGAGCACGACCACGCCATGATCGCGCTGTACGTCTTCGTCAAGGAGGGCGAGCGCTGGCACATCGCCGCCCGGCAGAACACTCTGGTGCCGAAGGCCGAGTGA
- a CDS encoding alpha-ketoglutarate-dependent dioxygenase AlkB, whose product MSTPLQGSLLDGFGDTEFAPLRDARRTVLDHGAWVDLLPGWLSGADALFDRLVEGVPWKAERRPMYDRVVEVPRLLRFYSEHEPLPDPALADARTALNEHYRPELGEPFRTAGLCYYRDGRDSVAWHGDTIGRGATHDTMVAIVSIGAPRALLLRPRGGGQSIKYVVGHGDLLVMGGSCQRTWEHAVPKTRKPTGPRISIQYRPRGVR is encoded by the coding sequence ATGTCCACGCCGCTGCAAGGATCGTTGCTCGACGGGTTCGGCGACACCGAGTTCGCGCCGCTTCGCGATGCGCGCCGCACCGTGCTGGACCACGGGGCCTGGGTGGATCTCCTGCCCGGCTGGCTGTCGGGCGCGGACGCGTTGTTCGACCGGCTGGTCGAGGGCGTGCCGTGGAAAGCCGAGCGCAGGCCGATGTACGACCGTGTGGTCGAGGTGCCCCGGCTGCTGCGGTTCTACTCGGAGCACGAGCCGCTGCCGGACCCGGCGTTGGCCGACGCCCGTACGGCATTGAACGAGCACTACCGGCCCGAACTCGGCGAACCGTTCCGCACCGCGGGCCTGTGCTACTACCGGGACGGACGCGACAGCGTCGCCTGGCACGGCGATACCATCGGCCGCGGCGCCACCCACGACACGATGGTCGCGATCGTGTCGATCGGAGCGCCGAGGGCGCTGCTGCTCCGGCCGCGCGGCGGCGGCCAGAGCATCAAATATGTTGTGGGACATGGCGACCTGCTGGTCATGGGGGGATCTTGTCAGCGCACCTGGGAGCACGCCGTGCCGAAGACGCGCAAGCCCACCGGTCCGCGGATCAGCATTCAGTACCGGCCGCGCGGCGTCCGCTGA
- a CDS encoding SAM-dependent methyltransferase, translated as MSELPLPGELDVFEIDLPELFAFKEPVLAAADARTVCARHVVAADLRGDWAGALRASGFRAEVPTHWIDEGVLGYLRREEALRVVDTLTDLSAPGSRFGVAQFDSDQHSERYAELRRLVRPGADGPREPSGLGPEAGQWLAEHGWRTTFRAWDDLVAPLGRPAALGSRDLGLVLAVRR; from the coding sequence GTGTCGGAGCTGCCGCTGCCCGGCGAACTCGACGTCTTCGAGATCGACCTGCCGGAGCTGTTCGCGTTCAAGGAGCCGGTGCTGGCCGCCGCCGACGCGCGGACGGTTTGCGCACGTCATGTCGTGGCCGCCGATCTGCGCGGAGACTGGGCGGGCGCCCTGCGCGCGAGCGGATTCCGGGCCGAGGTCCCGACCCACTGGATCGACGAGGGTGTCCTCGGCTATCTGCGGCGCGAGGAAGCGCTTCGGGTGGTGGACACGCTCACCGACCTGTCCGCGCCGGGCAGTCGCTTCGGTGTCGCCCAGTTCGACTCCGACCAGCACAGCGAGCGATACGCCGAACTGCGCCGCTTGGTGCGGCCCGGGGCCGACGGGCCGCGCGAACCGAGTGGACTGGGACCGGAGGCCGGACAATGGCTCGCCGAGCACGGATGGCGAACCACCTTCCGGGCCTGGGACGATCTGGTGGCGCCACTCGGCCGTCCGGCCGCTCTGGGCAGCCGGGATCTGGGACTCGTCCTCGCGGTGCGCCGGTAG
- the pyrR gene encoding bifunctional pyr operon transcriptional regulator/uracil phosphoribosyltransferase PyrR, which produces MAVPEERAAKSGAAETSQRHTPEWVAAGRELLSASDVGRTVARIAHQIIEKTALDSGEPDAPRVVLIGIPTRGTTLAARLTEKIEEFSGVRPALGSLDITLYRDDLRSRPHRPLERTSVPEGGIEDALVVLVDDVLFSGRTVRSALDGLRDLGRPRAVQLAVLIDRGHRELPIRADYVGKNVPTSRSEDISVLLTEHDGRDGVYLHQEEA; this is translated from the coding sequence ATGGCCGTGCCCGAAGAACGGGCCGCCAAGTCCGGCGCTGCGGAGACATCGCAGCGACATACCCCGGAGTGGGTGGCGGCGGGGCGAGAGCTGTTGTCGGCTTCGGATGTCGGGCGGACCGTCGCGCGCATCGCGCACCAGATCATCGAGAAGACCGCGCTGGACTCGGGCGAACCGGACGCGCCGCGGGTGGTGCTGATCGGCATTCCCACCCGGGGAACGACCCTGGCCGCGCGGCTCACCGAGAAGATCGAGGAATTCTCCGGCGTCCGCCCGGCTCTGGGCTCGCTCGACATCACGCTGTACCGCGACGATCTGCGCAGCCGCCCGCACCGGCCGCTGGAACGCACCTCCGTTCCGGAAGGCGGCATCGAGGACGCGCTGGTGGTCCTGGTCGACGACGTGCTGTTCTCCGGTCGCACCGTCCGCTCCGCCCTCGACGGCCTGCGTGATCTGGGCCGCCCGCGCGCGGTGCAGCTGGCGGTGCTCATCGACCGCGGTCACCGCGAACTGCCGATCCGCGCCGATTACGTCGGCAAGAACGTACCGACCAGCCGTTCCGAGGACATCTCGGTGCTGCTGACCGAACACGACGGCCGTGACGGCGTCTACCTGCATCAGGAGGAGGCGTGA
- a CDS encoding aspartate carbamoyltransferase catalytic subunit, which produces MRHLLSVAALDRAAANELLDEAERFEQALLGREVHKLPTLRGRTVMTVFYENSTRTRVSFEVAGKWMSADVINVSASSSSVAKGESLRDTALTLHAAGADALIVRHPASGAAHQIARWMDEWAVSAGRTSGPAVINAGDGTHEHPTQALLDALTLRQRLGDIEGKRVVIVGDILHSRVARSNVFLLATLGAEVVLVAPRTLLPVGVQAWPARVSHHLDAELIGADAVLMLRVQAERMNGGFFPSAREYSITYGLSERRLALLEDHAVVLHPGPMLRGMEIASSVADSPKAAVLQQVTNGVHVRMAVLFRLLVGTQEAVA; this is translated from the coding sequence GTGAGGCATCTGCTGTCGGTCGCCGCGCTCGATCGCGCGGCCGCGAACGAGCTGCTCGACGAGGCCGAACGCTTCGAACAGGCCCTGCTCGGCCGTGAGGTGCACAAGCTGCCCACGCTGCGCGGACGCACCGTGATGACGGTCTTCTACGAGAACTCCACCCGGACGCGGGTGTCGTTCGAGGTGGCGGGCAAGTGGATGAGCGCGGACGTGATCAACGTCAGCGCGAGCAGCTCCTCGGTCGCCAAGGGCGAATCGCTGCGCGACACCGCGCTGACCTTGCACGCCGCGGGAGCCGACGCACTGATCGTGCGGCACCCGGCCTCCGGCGCCGCGCACCAGATCGCGCGCTGGATGGACGAGTGGGCGGTCTCGGCCGGGCGCACCTCCGGTCCGGCGGTCATCAACGCGGGTGACGGCACGCATGAGCATCCGACCCAGGCTCTGCTGGACGCGCTGACGCTCCGGCAGCGGCTCGGCGACATCGAGGGCAAGCGGGTCGTCATCGTCGGTGACATCCTGCACAGCCGGGTGGCCCGATCCAACGTCTTCCTGCTGGCCACGCTCGGCGCGGAGGTCGTGCTGGTCGCCCCGCGCACACTGCTGCCGGTCGGCGTGCAGGCCTGGCCCGCTCGCGTCTCGCACCATCTGGACGCCGAGCTGATCGGCGCCGACGCGGTGCTGATGCTGCGCGTGCAGGCCGAGCGGATGAACGGCGGATTCTTCCCGTCGGCCCGCGAGTACTCGATCACCTACGGGCTGTCCGAGCGCAGGCTGGCGCTGCTGGAGGACCACGCCGTCGTGCTGCACCCCGGCCCGATGCTGCGTGGCATGGAAATCGCGTCCTCGGTCGCGGACTCTCCGAAAGCCGCTGTGCTGCAACAGGTCACCAACGGCGTGCACGTGCGGATGGCGGTGCTGTTCCGCCTGCTCGTCGGGACCCAGGAGGCAGTCGCATGA
- a CDS encoding dihydroorotase, translating to MSEHTAVLIKGALLYGEGEPVDVLVADGEIRRIGTHLDVVDAEIIEAHGQILLPGFVDLHTHLREPGREDTETIESGSAAAALGGYTAVFAMANTNPVADSVVVTDHVWRRGREVGLVDVYPVGAVTVGLEGKQLAEMGTMAAGVGAVRMFSDDGHCVYDPLIMRRALEYANSLGVLIAQHAEEPRLTKGAIAHEGPTAARLGLAGWPRAAEESIVARDALLARDAGARVHICHASTAGTVELVRWAKSQGISITAEVTPHHLLLDDSRLETYDAVNKVNPPLREASDAAALRQALAEGIIDCVATDHAPHAEQDKCCEFAAARPGMLGLETALSIIVRTMVEPGLLDWRGVARVMSERPAAIVGLDEHGRPLEVGEPANLTLVDPKASWTVRGKELASISNNTPFEAMTFPARVTATLLRGRVTARDGKALGHRAEA from the coding sequence ATGAGTGAGCACACCGCCGTCTTGATCAAGGGCGCGCTGCTGTACGGCGAGGGCGAACCGGTCGACGTGCTCGTCGCCGACGGCGAGATCCGCCGGATCGGCACCCATCTGGACGTCGTCGACGCCGAGATCATCGAGGCGCACGGCCAGATCCTGCTGCCGGGCTTCGTCGACTTGCACACCCACCTGCGCGAGCCGGGCCGCGAGGACACCGAGACCATCGAGTCGGGATCCGCGGCCGCCGCGCTGGGCGGCTACACCGCGGTGTTCGCGATGGCCAACACCAACCCGGTCGCCGACTCGGTGGTCGTCACCGATCACGTGTGGCGACGCGGCCGGGAGGTCGGCCTGGTCGACGTGTATCCGGTCGGCGCGGTCACCGTCGGGCTCGAGGGCAAGCAGCTCGCCGAGATGGGGACCATGGCCGCGGGCGTGGGCGCCGTGCGCATGTTCTCCGACGACGGCCATTGCGTCTACGACCCGCTGATCATGCGCCGCGCCCTGGAGTACGCGAACTCGCTCGGGGTGCTGATCGCCCAGCACGCGGAGGAGCCGCGACTGACCAAGGGCGCCATCGCGCACGAGGGGCCCACCGCGGCCCGGCTGGGGCTGGCCGGCTGGCCGCGCGCGGCCGAGGAATCCATCGTGGCGCGCGACGCCCTGCTGGCGCGGGACGCCGGCGCGCGGGTGCACATCTGCCACGCGTCCACGGCGGGCACCGTGGAGCTGGTGCGGTGGGCGAAATCCCAGGGCATCTCCATCACCGCCGAGGTCACCCCGCACCACCTGCTGCTGGACGACTCGCGGCTGGAGACCTACGACGCGGTCAACAAGGTCAATCCGCCGCTGCGCGAGGCGTCCGACGCCGCCGCGCTGCGGCAGGCGCTGGCGGAGGGGATCATCGACTGCGTCGCCACCGACCACGCGCCGCACGCCGAGCAGGACAAGTGCTGCGAGTTCGCCGCCGCCCGGCCCGGCATGCTGGGACTGGAGACGGCGCTGTCGATCATCGTGCGGACCATGGTCGAGCCCGGGCTGCTGGACTGGCGCGGCGTCGCCCGCGTGATGAGCGAGCGCCCGGCCGCGATCGTCGGCCTGGACGAGCACGGCAGGCCGCTCGAGGTCGGCGAGCCGGCCAACCTGACGCTGGTCGACCCGAAGGCGAGCTGGACGGTGCGCGGCAAGGAACTGGCCAGCATCTCGAACAACACGCCGTTCGAGGCGATGACCTTCCCGGCGCGGGTGACGGCGACGCTGCTGCGCGGCCGGGTCACCGCCAGGGACGGCAAGGCGCTGGGCCACCGGGCGGAGGCATAG
- a CDS encoding transporter — protein sequence MERTLWVVGLLVLFAVCLWLMYRGWRNRAARQAERIGTLPAVPAELGAQVLEPTTGLYLGSTIAPSWQDRITVGDLGFRATAELTRFERGILLERDGATVIWIPQESITAVRTERGHAGKVMTEDGVLVIRWKLPTGTEIDTGFRGDDKSVYPAWRRLPAADQSGTMTGDDEG from the coding sequence GTGGAGAGAACACTCTGGGTGGTGGGGCTGCTGGTGCTGTTCGCGGTCTGCCTCTGGCTGATGTACCGGGGTTGGCGCAACCGTGCGGCGCGTCAGGCAGAGCGCATCGGCACGTTGCCCGCCGTGCCCGCCGAACTCGGCGCGCAAGTGCTGGAGCCGACCACCGGCCTCTACCTGGGCAGCACGATCGCGCCCAGCTGGCAGGACCGGATCACGGTGGGGGACCTGGGTTTCCGGGCCACCGCGGAACTCACGCGGTTCGAACGGGGGATTCTGCTCGAACGTGACGGCGCGACGGTGATCTGGATTCCGCAGGAATCCATCACCGCGGTGCGCACCGAACGCGGCCACGCGGGCAAAGTGATGACGGAAGATGGTGTGCTGGTCATTCGCTGGAAGCTGCCGACCGGAACCGAGATCGATACGGGTTTCCGCGGCGACGACAAGTCGGTCTACCCGGCTTGGCGCCGGCTTCCGGCGGCGGATCAGAGCGGGACGATGACGGGAGATGACGAGGGATGA
- the carA gene encoding glutamine-hydrolyzing carbamoyl-phosphate synthase small subunit: MTGEAALVLEDGRVFRGRAYGAVGQTLGEAVFCTAMTGYQETLTDPSYHRQIVVAAAPQIGNTGWNDEDDESTKIWVAGYAVRDPARRASNWRATRTLPDELERQQVVGIAGIDTRALVRHLRTRGSMKAGIFSGAALAAADELVARVNGQPSMLGADLAGEVTTDALYTIEPDGDHRRTVVAVDLGIKTNTPRMFAQRGMRVHVVSSTTTLDQILELKPDGVFLSNGPGDPATADTAVELTRGVLGTGLPLFGICFGNQILGRALGRGTYKMKFGHRGINIPVVEHETGRISITAQNHGFALEGERGERFDTPFGTAEVSHVCANDGTVEGVRLVDGRAFSVQYHPEAAAGPHDAAYLFDRFAGLMEGA; the protein is encoded by the coding sequence ATGACAGGAGAAGCAGCACTGGTGCTGGAGGACGGCCGGGTATTCCGCGGCCGGGCCTACGGCGCCGTGGGCCAGACGCTCGGTGAGGCGGTGTTCTGCACCGCGATGACCGGGTATCAGGAGACCCTCACCGACCCGTCCTACCACCGCCAGATCGTGGTGGCGGCCGCGCCGCAGATCGGCAACACCGGCTGGAACGACGAGGACGACGAGTCCACCAAGATCTGGGTCGCCGGGTACGCGGTGCGCGACCCCGCGCGACGCGCGTCCAACTGGCGCGCCACCAGGACGCTGCCGGACGAGCTGGAACGGCAGCAGGTCGTCGGCATCGCGGGCATCGACACCCGCGCGCTGGTCCGTCACCTGCGCACCCGTGGCTCGATGAAGGCGGGCATCTTCTCCGGTGCCGCGCTGGCGGCGGCCGACGAGCTGGTGGCCAGGGTGAACGGGCAGCCGTCCATGCTGGGCGCCGACCTGGCCGGTGAGGTGACCACCGACGCGCTCTACACGATCGAGCCGGACGGCGACCACCGGCGCACGGTCGTCGCGGTCGACCTCGGGATCAAGACCAACACCCCGCGCATGTTCGCGCAGCGCGGCATGCGGGTGCACGTGGTGTCCTCGACCACCACGCTGGACCAGATCCTCGAACTGAAGCCGGACGGGGTCTTCCTGTCCAACGGCCCCGGCGACCCGGCCACCGCCGACACGGCGGTCGAGCTGACCCGGGGCGTGCTGGGCACGGGTCTGCCGCTGTTCGGCATCTGCTTCGGCAACCAGATCCTCGGCCGCGCGCTCGGCCGGGGCACCTACAAGATGAAGTTCGGCCACCGCGGTATCAACATCCCGGTGGTGGAGCACGAGACCGGCCGGATCTCGATCACCGCGCAGAACCACGGCTTCGCGCTGGAGGGCGAGCGGGGCGAGCGGTTCGACACCCCCTTCGGCACCGCCGAGGTGAGTCACGTCTGCGCCAACGACGGCACGGTGGAAGGCGTGCGGCTGGTCGACGGCCGGGCCTTCTCCGTGCAGTACCACCCGGAGGCCGCCGCCGGTCCCCACGACGCCGCGTACCTGTTCGACCGTTTCGCCGGTCTCATGGAAGGAGCCTGA